The Acinonyx jubatus isolate Ajub_Pintada_27869175 chromosome D3, VMU_Ajub_asm_v1.0, whole genome shotgun sequence DNA segment gctttgagctgtcagcacagagccccacgcggggctccaactcacacaaactgtgagatcatgacctgagccgaagtccgacgcttcactgactgagccacccaggcgccccagggactGGCTCTTTTAACCTTCAGAAGGCTCTCCTGCTTGGTGAGGCTGGAAACTTACAACGTACCTGCCACAATCCCCCACCGCCAGAGTCCCGGCGGAGTTAGCCCCCTTCTGTTGCCGCATCTGTGTGACACTGGAGGTAGAAGGGAGGTGACCACGTCCCTCCCGCTGCTCCTGGCCGTACTTGCTACCTGACAGCCGGGCTGTAGAACTTGGGTCTCCCCTGCAAGGGAGGCCCAGTGGTGGGTTGCCTTCAACTTGGAGCCGTGGACAGTGGTGACTTCTTGACACTAACCCCTCATCCTGGGCCAAAGCTCTGGTTAGCTTGTCAGCAGCTCCACATGTGTGGCCGTGGGCTGGGAGCTCTGGGAActcctttcccccacctccagagGGAGCATGAGGAAAAGGTGCCTTAGTGGGTCAGTTCCGTATTGTTCTGGAAACCGTTCCAGACCTGGTCCAGTACAATCCAGGTCCTTGAGCCTCCCACCTTACCCCCCGGTCTGTAAGCTCCAAATTTCCTGTACAGAAAGTCTACAGAACCAGAGCATAAcaccctcccctccagaaacccgTGTGCAGTCTTGATACGGCTGAAATGGCTTCCCAACGTGTCCCAGGTGGCTGACTCGTGTGCACACCCCACATGCTGGCCAACGGGGGATCTAGCAGGCAGCTGGGATCCTCCCTCATCCAGGGGCCAGGCCAGGGAAAGGAAGTGCGGGTTCTTGCCTTCCTGCGTCCTTGGGATAACACCGCTTTCCTGCTTGAATCTGAATGCTGGCATCTGATACCCCGACCATGCAGATTCTGACCTTAGCTTCCTGGGGCCTTCCACGCTCAGGGATCATGCAACCCAGTCAGAGGCTCGCCCCAAGGTCAGGCTTGCTCCCCTGAGGttctggaggaggagcagagggcagCTCCTGTCATGTGATATTGGCAGGGATCCAATGTCAAACACCTTCCATGGAGGGCAAGAGCTATCAAAACCAAGTGGCCATCAGAGACCCATCAGACCACTGATTCTGCATCTGGGGATACTCGCATGTGGACAAGGAGGTACAGAAATGCCCGGACAAACGCCcagcagcaggctggagaccGGGGCCGTCTACAAGATGAGCCACCAGCAAGGACCACGCAGACGCTCATGTCTCTGAAACCACGCTATGTCGAGGTGAGAGTTCAGTGTGCCTTGTAAGCCTTCATCGGTGTGACGAGAGGGGTCAGAGGGGCTCACACATGCAGAGCTCTCTGGGAGGAGCCACGGCAACCACTACGAGCAGGGGCCCTGCAGAGGCCCTGGGAACGAGGGACCGAAGGCAGACGCTCTCCTCTGCACTGCTGCCCCAAGTGTATGGATTACTTTAAAATACCATGTACCCATGAGTCCTCCAAGGTGGTTTAAATGGGTCACCCGCTAATTACCTGCAGTCACAACTGGGAGTTATCTTCTCTAGTGGTTTGATCTTCCAACCAAGACCTCGTGTCCTTTCACAGGAGAACCCAAGGTCCCAGTAGCTACTCGGCTAATTTCTGCCCCCAGAAATGACTTAGTAGAGAACCCTGGCTATCACAGGGGACATTAACATGCCTAAAACCAACCTCCAGACGTCCTCCAAACCCACCTTCCCTGGGGGCTCCATCTGTCAATCGCCCCAGCTCATCAGTGCTCAAACTAAGCTCAAGTCAGCCCCAAATCCTCCCTTCTGTGCTCACCTCCATCCACCTGGCAGCAGGAGGCCCAACTACTTTCCTGGCCCCACACACACCTCACTCACCCTCTGCACATGGCCTCCCCAGGTCACCACCAACATCCTCAAAGGTCTTCCCGATCCTACTCGAACTACCCCATCTATTAACTCTCAAGACCTCAAGAATATCTGCCCAGCCCCCCTGTGCGCACAAGTATGCCCATGCACACACCCCACACATCACAGGCATGCACACATCTCATGGGCACACGGGTGCCACGTGCACACACTCAAGCACGCAATCACGTGTGCACGCACGGGAGTGCACACGCATCACATGCAGGCACACATCACGTGCACACGGGCaccacacgcgcacacacaagcacacaatcACACGTGCATGCACAGGGGCACACACGCatcatatacatgcacacattcaATGTACATACAGGCACCACGCACACAATCACTTGTGCATACATACACAGGGGTACACACGCATCGTATGCACGCACATACACAAGCATGCACATACAAAACGCACCCCTCCGCCACGCGAACGGTTCCAGACTTGCCAATTGCCCACCCGTCACCTGATCCCTCTCTTCTTGCTAACAGGTCACTTGTGTTCCGTGCCATGTTGCACACCACTGGGTAAAATGCATCCCCCAGTGTCCCTCGCAGTTGGACCAGCCTGTGTGATGCGCTCTTGACCAACGAGAGAAAAGGCTACTGGTGGCCCTTTTGCCAGGAACACTCCTGGAGGGGCCGCCCTGTCCCTCTTCTGTCCCAGTCCCCCCAGCAGGAGCGTGGGCAGCACTGGGGTGGACATGACCGGGTGAAGGCCGTGTGCAGAGGCCGGGTGGGCGGCTCCGGGGTCAGGGCCACCTGCCCAGCTTCTCTGGCACCGCCGCACTGCCCAGCTCCATCCCAAGGGCCCGGCACGGGTCCGGGCTCCGCTTGCCAGCGTCATACTCTGTCCCTTTACAGCACGCGGCACTGCCTCCCTCTCCGGACGCAAAACACATAGAAACGTAAAACAAGGGGTGCCTCAGGCAAAGTTTGTACTTATTTAATAAGAAaactgcttctttaaaaaaatagtgtctttCCGTGCTGAGGTGTGAGCGGTTACTGCACGAGCTGGAAACAGAGTCGCGACAGGTCCTGCCGGTGACGGAACCCAACCTGACGCAGGTCTCGGGACCCTGAGGCTGCGGGGCCGCGGCGCGGCTCCCTGGGTCGGCGAGGATGGCCCTGCACCCGTGGGCCAGCCGCCGCCTCAGTCGCTGTCTCCCAGGGGGCTGGGTGCCTGCGGAACAAGAGCAAAAGTGGGGATGGGGCGGGGCGGTCCGCAGGGACACACCACACCAgggcccctccccccgcctgccCTGTCGGGGAGGAGCGCCAACGCGTGTCCTCGCCTGCctgcctggggggcaggggacccAGGGGAACAAGGGACGGGATGTGGAAGGTCTCTCTCAAGGTGTCCAGCCAGCCAGCAGCCAAAGGTGGTTCCAGCAATGGCGAGCAGAGGGCGggcccagcacccccccccatcaGATCTGCGCATGCGCCgcctcctaccccacccccaccccctgccagatTAAGAGTGgcaattttcacttaaaattccAGAATGCCACTTTCTCTTGGAAAAACTTGGGACTCTCCCGACGtggccctccccgcccctcctcacATGACCCTCCCGCACAACGTGGCCCTCTCCCGGATAtggcccaccgccccccccacccgaAGTGGCGCTCTCTGGTGGCGGGGAGACGGAACAGGGGCGCTACTGCCGGCCAGCATCCACGGATCCCCATCGCCGCGCAGACACCGCTGCCACTTGTGACTCCACCTGCACACCTGCTTTTCCACACCTGGCCCACTCGCCTTGCCTACATCACCCGCGTGCACCAGTTTACAACCCCAGGCGTGCAGGCAGCAGTGTTTCTGTGGACGCCTAGATGACGGCCCGAGAACACCGGCTCAGGACACCTCCCCCCGCAGGGGAGAGACCTACGGCCGCAGACCCACTAGCTCCAGGGCCTGGAACAGACACTCCCTCCTAAATGCAGCTGGCAGGGatgagccgccccccccccccccccccccagccatggCCCCGGCAGGACAGGATCTTGCGGGTGGGACATTTGGGAGCGGGCGTGACAACAGACATGTGCTGAGGACCCAGCAGGGCTCACCCTGACACTTCCGTCTCACCAATGGGAAGGCCAGCCACCAAGCACAACCTTCGTCCAAAGTCACTAAGCACAGAGCGGGGAACGGATACCAAGCAACATTTTGGGGTCACCAGCCACCCATTCCAATGCCCCGGCTCTGCTGGTCTGCAGTGGTGTGACCCCGTGACCCCCCCCCCTGGGGCTCAGCTTGCTTGTCTGCATGATGGACACAGGGACACCGGTTCAGAGAAGGCTAGAAGCTCGGCCGAGCTCCTGAAAGGGAAGGCCTGTGGCGGCCCCAGGGTCCCCGCCTCCAGCCCCtggtccccaccccaccttggTGCCCAGGCCGGCTGCCGCGTGGGCGGTGGCGTCGAAGTCATGCACAGGCAGGGTGCCCAGCCACCGGGCCATGGACCGCTCCTGGCGCTCGGTGCTGATGATGGTGGGGTAGATGTGCTGCTCCTTGAACGCCGCGACCCCCGCCTCCTCCTGGGTCCAGTCCAGCGGCTCATGCAGCCCGTCGTTGCCAAAGCGCTGGTTGTACTTGTCGAAGTGCACGCGCTCCAGGACCAGGCCGAGCCCCGGCGCCTTGGGCACGTCCACCTTCGCCTCGCCCCAGCTGCGTTCCAGCAGGCTCTCGGGGGCGTAGCCCTTGATCACGGCCACCACCAGGCCGACCATCTTCCTGATCTGGTGCGTCATGAAGCTCTGGCCCTTCACCTTGATCACCGCGAACTCCATGCCCTCCCGCACGAAAGGCTCCTCGCAGAACATGTCCAGGATGTAGCGCCGAGCACTGGCCTCCCGGGGCCCCTTCTGCGAGGTGAAGTTGTGGAAGTTGTGCGTGCCCTTGTAGCAGGCGAGGAGCGCATTCACCCGCCGCAGCGTGTCTGCGCTCAGCCGGTAGCTCTCGTCCTGCACGTCGTGGTCCTTGTGGGCGAAGGCGAACGTGGGCAGCATGTACAGGTAGGTCCTGGCGTCACACTTGTTCTTGGAGTTGAAGCCGCCCGTGACCCTCTTCAGTCCTTGAGGGGAGAAGGGGCAAATGAGGACCACACTTCCCGCCGACAAGCATCTGGACCGCACACGGACCGACTTCCGCGCACAAGCCTGCACCCGCCCAGCGTGCAACCTCACAgccacgcacgcacacgcacacgcacacacacactcatcaaAAGCACAGGCATGTGTTAAAACCCAGGGCTCGTCAAGATGCAGGGGGCTCATCTCCACAGGACGCACAACACTGCGGATGGGAAGCGTGGCGCGACCCGAAACCACCCCTTACGAGCGGTTGGTTCTGTGCGAAGACACCGAGGCAGCAGCAGGtttaacagcaaaaataaacaaacaaacagagaaaaCTTAGAAAGCCCAGCCACAGAAAAACGGATCCAGGATGCTTTGGAACGATCGTGGGGTGAAGCAGTGGGCAGCCCCTGAAGACGAGGAGGGCAGGTCTGTGGGAGACACCTGTCCCGTGGGGGAGCCAGCACGTTCTTGGTCGTGTCTGCATGGCTGTTGTATCTGCTTGGGGGAAggttttcttttaacgtttatttattatttttgagagacaaagagacagagcgtgagtgggggaggggcagagagagagggaagcacagaacccaaagcaggctccaggctccgagctgcccacagagcccgatgcggggcttgaacccatgaaccgtgagatcatgacccgagtggaagtcggacactcaaccaactgagccacccaggtgccccgctccGGGGGGAATTTGAGTTACAAATTCACGGTCGTCCACACCGAGCATCGCCAAGCTGCACTGTGCACAGGGCCGCCCCGTGTGTGATGCCATGCAGGGAGCGCTGACCACTGAGCTGACCGGACGGGACGCGGTGTTTGTTTTAGCGAAACGGGCCCGTCTGCGGAAGGTGCCGCAGAGCCTCCCACGGAAGCGCACTGTTCGAGGCCTCGGGAGGCCTGGCGAGGATGGGCTCCACGAGGCGCCACCCGCAGGAGTGTCTCCTGGGGGGCGGAGTGCCCGCCCCCCCATGACAAACAAGGGCCCTGCTTCGCTAGCACACGCGGGCTCGGCAATCGACGGGTGCTGGCCGCCTCACGCCCAGAGTCTGGTTTGTGCCACAGCTCGCAGCGGCTTTGCCCAAGAGACTCGCGCTCGCCCACGCCCACACCCCAGGCGTGCTGCCTGATTCCACAGACAGAACCCCACAGCGACAGGAAGCAGAGCGGCAGTGGGGGGCGGGTCTCACCCAAGAAGGTTCCGCAGACGTGAGGTATGTCAAAACCTCCCAACTGTATACTTAAACCTGCCGCTGGTCATTCGGCAATTGTACCTCGACCGGCCGGTCGTTTAGCCGGCTGCACGCAGGGCGGCCAGCACGTCCGGGTGGAGCCATACACGCCCATCGGCGCCGAgcccagggaagggacagggccACGCCGCTGTGGTTTTTGGGCTCCACGACAAGTGGGCTGAGGGGAAGCGGCAAGGCAGGCTCGAACACAGACGACACCACAGCCGCTCGGCCTGGGCGCCGGCAGGGGAGGTAGGGCGGGTACAGTCAGGAAGCGCGTGCGGCCGAGACCGAGGTCCCGGGGCCACGCGGCCCCGGCCGTCCACAGAGTCTGACAACCGCCGCTCTCAGCCCCAAAGCAAGCACTGAAGAACCACAGCAAGTTACAGCTACCGGGGCAGCCAAGATGATCGTTAATTAAATGGAATTACGAAAAATGTTAGtccagaagaagaaacagaaaaaaagggaaacccAGAACAGACACAACAAAGAGAAACAGACGGCGAGTTCTACACCAACCATCCCAGCACCAGGGCGAACGTGAACTGCGCGTGCAGGCAGTGAACTGTGtgtgcagagcagagaatcagacTAAAAATCCCCACCGGGCTTGTCATAAAAGGGAATAATCGCCCGTTGTAACTTTCCCGAACCTGGACTTGCACGTCCAGCGTTTGGTTAAAGCGAGGCATGTGCAGCAGCACGTGAAGGGTCGTTCCAGGTCTGTCTGCGCAGCTGGCCTTCAGGAGGGCAGGGAAGCCTGGTGAAACGTCAGGGCCCCGCACGCGCAGCGCTTACCCAGTATCCGAATGTGAGGTGGAAGATGGCCGTTGATCTTCTCCAAAATGTCATCGATCAGCCACACCTTCAGGGACACGACCTGGCCCGCCGCGGACACGCCCTGCAAAGGAAGCAGAGGGGTCAGGCGCCGGCCGGAAGCTGCGGTTTTGGAAAGGACGCTGCACCCACCAAGGGGCCGGCAGCACAGCTGCCCAAACGGTGCAAATGAGTTACAATCCCAACAAAACCCGCACCGCGTCAGGCAAGTAGGAAACACAGTCCCCCTCGGATGGGACCCTAAACTAGGGGAAGAAGAAGATACGATTTAGTCGGGAGACCGCGAGGCAAAGCTAGGAAGATCCGCCAACCTGCTCCAGGCACCTGCGGGCACCCTCGCTCAGGCAcgtggcgggggcagggggctcaCGCTCCGGCACACGCACACGCCATCCGCCCCCTCGCCTCACCACAGGGCACTTCCCGTGTC contains these protein-coding regions:
- the PUS1 gene encoding pseudouridylate synthase 1 homolog isoform X3, whose protein sequence is MAGNVEAPAPVGARPERDPKARGGWRGGARIWEETEQQAKKLRSASDAEQHRKLPKRKIVLLMGYSGKGYHGMQRNVGSSQFKTIEDDLVSALVRSGCIPENHGEDMRKMSFQRCARTDKGVSAAGQVVSLKVWLIDDILEKINGHLPPHIRILDTTAMQTRPRTCWLPHGTGLKRVTGGFNSKNKCDARTYLYMLPTFAFAHKDHDVQDESYRLSADTLRRVNALLACYKGTHNFHNFTSQKGPREASARRYILDMFCEEPFVREGMEFAVIKVKGQSFMTHQIRKMVGLVVAVIKGYAPESLLERSWGEAKVDVPKAPGLGLVLERVHFDKYNQRFGNDGLHEPLDWTQEEAGVAAFKEQHIYPTIISTERQERSMARWLGTLPVHDFDATAHAAAGLGTKAPSPLGDSD
- the PUS1 gene encoding pseudouridylate synthase 1 homolog isoform X1, producing the protein MAIRVVRAAAGAVRRACGPCSPSLGPRLLRLPPMAGNVEAPAPVGARPERDPKARGGWRGGARIWEETEQQAKKLRSASDAEQHRKLPKRKIVLLMGYSGKGYHGMQRNVGSSQFKTIEDDLVSALVRSGCIPENHGEDMRKMSFQRCARTDKGVSAAGQVVSLKVWLIDDILEKINGHLPPHIRILDTTAMQTRPRTCWLPHGTGLKRVTGGFNSKNKCDARTYLYMLPTFAFAHKDHDVQDESYRLSADTLRRVNALLACYKGTHNFHNFTSQKGPREASARRYILDMFCEEPFVREGMEFAVIKVKGQSFMTHQIRKMVGLVVAVIKGYAPESLLERSWGEAKVDVPKAPGLGLVLERVHFDKYNQRFGNDGLHEPLDWTQEEAGVAAFKEQHIYPTIISTERQERSMARWLGTLPVHDFDATAHAAAGLGTKAPSPLGDSD
- the PUS1 gene encoding pseudouridylate synthase 1 homolog isoform X2 yields the protein MAIRVVRAAAGAVRRACGPCSPSLGPRLLRLPPMAGNVEAPAPVGARPERDPKARGGWRGGARIWEETEQQAKKLRSASDAEQHRKLPKRKIVLLMGYSGKGYHGMQRNVGSSQFKTIEDDLVSALVRSGCIPENHGEDMRKMSFQRCARTDKGVSAAGQVVSLKVWLIDDILEKINGHLPPHIRILGLKRVTGGFNSKNKCDARTYLYMLPTFAFAHKDHDVQDESYRLSADTLRRVNALLACYKGTHNFHNFTSQKGPREASARRYILDMFCEEPFVREGMEFAVIKVKGQSFMTHQIRKMVGLVVAVIKGYAPESLLERSWGEAKVDVPKAPGLGLVLERVHFDKYNQRFGNDGLHEPLDWTQEEAGVAAFKEQHIYPTIISTERQERSMARWLGTLPVHDFDATAHAAAGLGTKAPSPLGDSD